One Embleya scabrispora DNA segment encodes these proteins:
- a CDS encoding aspartate aminotransferase family protein yields the protein MSELLDAEACEHLSIDRVHDLYRRHVSRGQVALIGSFGFGRDLVEHAEGCWITLRDGRRVLDFTGGVGVLNHGHNHPRILAARRRFAERKSMEVHKNYLSPYVAALGHNLAMLLPGDLNIAYFPNSGAEAVEGALKMAYKYHRGRRGTVLHTDISFHGKLLGAGSLTASPEIHFPFPSLPGTDRFGYDDSDSFALALDRHRTGDGGSDVYAVVLEPFSASGLRECSEEFLRTVRRMCDELDIVLVFDEVFTGWGRTGSLFHFMRHRDLVPDVLVTSKSFGGGKASIAGYVAREHVFRRAYDNLADATLHSTTYHGFGEETVTALEAVAIAVEDDYPARARHIGERLGNGLAKLAETHHRLVAATTGRGALHGVFLKAGPARLDRITRLLPGSFARDPQLRSKLVTGAVISALYHDHDVLTYYGSNHGLPLIAAPPLIAEDEEIDLFLTALDRVLDKGITRLVTAFVKDRVTA from the coding sequence GTGAGCGAACTGCTCGACGCCGAGGCCTGCGAGCACCTGTCGATCGACCGGGTGCACGATCTCTACCGGCGCCACGTCAGCCGCGGCCAGGTCGCCCTGATCGGCTCGTTCGGATTCGGCCGCGACCTCGTGGAACACGCGGAAGGGTGCTGGATCACCCTGCGCGACGGCCGCCGCGTCCTCGACTTCACCGGCGGGGTGGGCGTGCTCAACCACGGCCACAACCACCCGCGGATCCTGGCCGCGCGGCGCCGCTTCGCCGAGCGCAAGAGCATGGAGGTACACAAGAACTACCTCTCCCCGTACGTCGCCGCGCTCGGCCACAACCTGGCGATGCTCCTGCCGGGTGACCTGAACATCGCCTACTTCCCCAACTCCGGCGCCGAGGCCGTGGAGGGCGCCCTGAAAATGGCGTACAAATACCACCGAGGCCGGCGCGGCACCGTCCTGCACACCGACATCTCCTTCCACGGCAAACTCCTGGGCGCGGGCAGCCTCACCGCGTCGCCGGAGATCCACTTCCCCTTCCCGAGCCTGCCCGGCACCGACCGCTTCGGCTACGACGACTCGGACTCCTTCGCCCTCGCCCTGGACCGACACCGCACCGGCGACGGCGGCAGCGACGTGTACGCGGTGGTGCTCGAACCCTTCAGCGCCTCCGGACTGCGCGAGTGCTCCGAGGAGTTCCTGCGCACAGTGCGCCGGATGTGCGACGAACTCGACATCGTGCTCGTCTTCGACGAGGTCTTCACCGGGTGGGGACGCACCGGGTCGCTGTTCCACTTCATGCGCCACCGCGACCTGGTCCCCGACGTGCTCGTCACCTCCAAGTCCTTCGGCGGCGGCAAGGCGTCCATCGCCGGCTACGTGGCCCGCGAACACGTCTTCCGCCGCGCGTACGACAACCTCGCCGACGCCACCTTGCACAGCACCACCTACCACGGCTTCGGCGAGGAGACCGTCACCGCGCTCGAAGCCGTCGCGATCGCGGTCGAGGACGACTACCCCGCCCGGGCCCGGCACATCGGCGAACGCCTCGGGAACGGACTGGCCAAACTCGCCGAGACGCACCATCGCCTCGTCGCCGCGACCACCGGACGCGGCGCGCTGCACGGCGTGTTCCTCAAGGCCGGCCCCGCCCGGCTCGACCGCATCACGCGGCTGCTCCCGGGGTCCTTCGCCCGGGACCCGCAACTGCGCTCGAAACTGGTCACCGGAGCGGTGATCTCGGCGCTCTACCACGACCACGACGTGCTCACCTACTACGGCTCCAACCACGGACTGCCGCTGATCGCGGCACCGCCGCTGATCGCCGAGGACGAGGAGATCGACCTCTTCCTCACCGCCCTGGACCGGGTGCTGGACAAGGGCATCACCCGGCTGGTCACCGCCTTCGTGAAGGACCGGGTGACCGCGTGA
- a CDS encoding NAD(P)/FAD-dependent oxidoreductase — translation MSREDTRFDVVVVGAGFTGLAAAHELGLAGLKTLIVEADDRIGGLAGTFDVGDGHLERFYHHWFESDHDMFRLCAELGRGHLVERRPARTGFYHANTIHRLSSPLDVLRFAPLPPVDRVRLGLMVMRAARVRHWRQLEALTAEEWLVRIGGRRVFDLVWKPLLEGKFGAYAPQVGATWMWTKLHLRGGSRSRSGREMLHYLRGGCGALLDAWRPRLCELGIRLRLHSPVSAVLVDSGGVTGVRVGDEVVSARRVLVTTAPSVLADMLTGQDDEHLAVPALRRQLGSIPYLANICLVLENTHALSDTYWLNVTDPTFPYVGVIEHTNFDDPGHYGGRHIVYLSKYLPEDSALYRMSDEEVFRYSLPHLRRMFPRFRDEWVRGYHVWRAEHAQPVITRNYSRIVPGVECAVPGLYMAGMAQVFPEDRGTNYAVRHGRNAGRLVADRARAHERTGLASLRTGDGT, via the coding sequence GTGAGCCGCGAGGACACCCGGTTCGACGTGGTGGTCGTCGGCGCCGGATTCACCGGGCTCGCCGCCGCGCACGAACTGGGACTGGCGGGCCTGAAAACCCTGATCGTCGAGGCGGACGACCGCATCGGCGGCCTGGCCGGTACCTTCGACGTCGGCGACGGACACCTCGAACGCTTCTACCACCACTGGTTCGAGTCCGACCACGACATGTTCCGGCTGTGCGCCGAACTCGGCCGCGGCCACCTGGTGGAGCGCCGGCCGGCACGCACCGGCTTCTACCACGCCAACACCATCCACCGCCTGTCCAGTCCGCTCGACGTGCTGCGCTTCGCGCCGCTTCCGCCCGTCGACCGGGTGCGCCTGGGGCTGATGGTGATGCGCGCCGCGCGGGTACGCCACTGGCGCCAACTCGAAGCGCTCACCGCCGAGGAATGGCTCGTGCGCATCGGCGGACGCCGGGTGTTCGACCTGGTGTGGAAGCCGCTCCTGGAAGGCAAGTTCGGCGCCTACGCCCCCCAGGTCGGGGCCACGTGGATGTGGACCAAGCTGCACCTTCGCGGCGGCAGCCGCAGCAGGTCCGGGCGCGAGATGCTGCACTACCTGCGCGGTGGATGCGGGGCCCTGCTCGACGCCTGGCGACCCCGCTTGTGCGAACTGGGCATCAGACTGCGGCTGCACAGCCCGGTCTCCGCCGTCCTGGTCGACTCCGGCGGCGTCACCGGGGTCCGCGTCGGGGACGAAGTGGTCTCCGCCCGGCGGGTGTTGGTGACCACCGCGCCGAGCGTGCTGGCCGACATGCTGACCGGTCAGGACGACGAACACCTCGCCGTACCCGCGCTGCGCCGCCAGTTGGGCAGCATCCCCTACCTGGCGAACATCTGCCTGGTGCTGGAGAACACCCACGCGCTCTCCGACACCTACTGGCTCAATGTCACCGACCCCACGTTCCCCTATGTCGGCGTCATCGAGCACACGAACTTCGACGACCCGGGCCACTACGGCGGCCGACACATCGTCTACCTCTCCAAATACCTCCCCGAGGACTCGGCGCTGTATCGGATGAGCGACGAGGAGGTGTTCCGCTACAGCCTGCCCCACTTGCGCCGGATGTTCCCGCGCTTTCGCGACGAATGGGTGCGCGGCTACCACGTCTGGCGCGCGGAACACGCACAACCGGTGATCACCCGGAACTACTCAAGGATCGTGCCCGGCGTGGAATGCGCGGTACCCGGCCTGTACATGGCCGGCATGGCGCAGGTCTTCCCCGAGGATCGCGGCACCAACTACGCGGTGCGACACGGCAGAAACGCGGGCAGGCTCGTCGCCGATCGGGCGCGGGCCCACGAACGCACCGGTCTGGCCAGTCTACGAACGGGAGACGGGACGTGA
- a CDS encoding glycosyltransferase family 2 protein — protein MSQRKADGPAPHTPLISVVVPCYNEGEVVAEAHRRISTVMRALDGYDHEIVFVDDGSRDHTWDVLTSLARADNHVQLVQLTRNFGHQPGMMAGLREARGDAVVTLDADLQDPPELIPAMVERWGQGWPVVSGRRVARHGDTRFKVATAYVYYRLLKSLADHPIALDTGDFRLLDRSVVETLTRLSGDPGFVRGLVGWAGFAETSIEYGRAPRSAGRSKYTLRKMASLSHRGVMTCTATPARLPTAVGVAWLGGVALTSAVRRRPMPVAAWTFGGEALLLGILGEYLRLVHHEARGRPPYVVARRDRQHAVTPVTALAEPEEQAS, from the coding sequence GTGTCGCAGCGAAAGGCGGACGGACCCGCGCCGCACACGCCGCTGATCAGCGTGGTGGTGCCGTGCTACAACGAGGGAGAGGTGGTCGCGGAGGCACATCGCCGCATCTCCACCGTCATGCGGGCGCTCGACGGATACGACCACGAGATCGTCTTCGTCGACGACGGCAGCCGGGACCACACCTGGGACGTCCTGACCTCCCTGGCCCGCGCCGACAACCACGTGCAACTCGTGCAACTGACCCGCAACTTCGGTCACCAGCCCGGCATGATGGCCGGACTGCGCGAGGCCCGCGGCGACGCCGTGGTCACCCTCGACGCCGACCTGCAGGACCCACCCGAACTGATCCCGGCCATGGTCGAACGCTGGGGCCAGGGCTGGCCCGTCGTCTCCGGTCGACGCGTCGCGCGGCACGGCGACACCCGGTTCAAGGTCGCCACCGCCTACGTCTACTACCGCCTGCTCAAGTCCCTCGCCGACCATCCCATCGCCCTCGACACCGGCGACTTCCGCCTGCTCGACCGCTCGGTCGTGGAGACCTTGACCCGACTGTCCGGCGACCCGGGCTTTGTGCGCGGACTCGTCGGCTGGGCGGGCTTCGCCGAGACCAGCATCGAATACGGGCGGGCTCCGCGCTCGGCCGGCCGCTCCAAGTACACGCTGCGCAAGATGGCGAGCCTGTCCCACCGGGGCGTGATGACCTGTACGGCCACGCCCGCCCGGCTCCCGACCGCCGTCGGCGTCGCCTGGCTCGGCGGCGTCGCGCTCACCTCCGCGGTGCGCCGGCGGCCGATGCCGGTCGCCGCATGGACCTTCGGCGGCGAAGCGCTGCTCCTGGGAATACTGGGCGAATACCTGCGCCTGGTCCACCACGAGGCGCGCGGCCGCCCGCCCTACGTGGTCGCCCGGCGCGACCGGCAACACGCGGTCACGCCGGTGACCGCGCTCGCCGAACCCGAGGAGCAGGCGTCGTGA